In Anomaloglossus baeobatrachus isolate aAnoBae1 chromosome 3, aAnoBae1.hap1, whole genome shotgun sequence, one genomic interval encodes:
- the LOC142297428 gene encoding taste receptor type 2 member 4-like has product MADSTEVDTNFQYLGILVLAIIALILGLVIHSFIIGVNVNDWWKGRSVTSVDHVVTSLGMSRMGAQCANTMYFLLMFFLSRPLSDVMRDILDSVYAFCIYSNIWLTSLLSIVFCLKITNLRTRLFLYLRKVIVPRTVHFIVASGLLSAFSCLMPKLKIPSGEIYNTTMKNQLVDCIRVNFLIYFSTGASIPMIFYFTSSILLFSSLYHHTVKMKRSSNLSINLETHYSAMKLVFVTFIYNTTFFTGYLFGFFYYNFLCVDLKWLHMVLNFLPTVHSSYMIYRTARLKRKMSKILQNYIDFLYQRKGAETSNI; this is encoded by the coding sequence ATGGCTGATTCCACAGAGGTCGACACTAATTTCCAGTATCTGGGTATCCTGGTCCTGGCAATAATCGCTCTTATTCTTGGACTGGTGATACATTCCTTTATTATTGGCGTCAATGTCAATGACTGGTGGAAAGGAAGATCGGTGACTTCTGTTGACCACGTTGTAACTTCTCTCGGGATGTCAAGGATGGGCGCTCAATGTGCTAATACTATGTATTTTCTTCTTATGTTCTTCCTCAGCAGGCCGCTCTCAGATGTAATGAGGGATATTTTAGACTCAGTTTATGCTTTTTGTATTTATTCCAATATTTGGCTAACATCTCtgctctccattgtcttctgtctgAAGATCACAAACCTCCGCACTAGACTGTTCTTGTATCTCAGAAAGGTGATCGTACCCAGGACTGTTCATTTCATTGTAGCCTCAGGACTTTTATCTGCTTTCAGTTGTTTAATGCCCAAATTGAAGATTCCCAGTGGAGAAATATACAATACAACCATGAAAAATCAACTCGTGGATTGCATTCGTGTTAATTTCTTGATATATTTTAGTACAGGAGCCTCCATTCCAATGATTTTCTATTTTACCTCTTCcatcctcctcttctcctcattgTATCATCACACAGTAAAGATGAAGAGGAGCAGTAATTTATCCATCAATTTGGAGACACATTACTCCGCCATGAAATTAGTATTTGTCACCTTCATATATAACACTACATTTTTCACCGGTTATCTTTTTGGTTTCTTTTATTACAATTTCCTCTGTGTAGACCTTAAATGGCTTCATATGGTCTTGAATTTTCTACCGACTGTACACTCGTCCTACATGATCTACAGGACAGCCAGATTAAAGAGAAAGATGTCCAAGATTCTGCAAAATTATATTGATTTTTTATATCAAAGGAAAGGTGCAGAAACCAGTAATATCTGA